The following proteins are encoded in a genomic region of Desulfovibrio sp.:
- a CDS encoding ComEC/Rec2 family competence protein, producing MRHPPLQAPLLWQTYLGFWIAGITAAPWPLPSLCCAVLLFFADARLWRAARTALASLCLLAGFLTGYWQLYGCPWQTLLTTEEQARQTGQPLQWLHESAQPPRVCGIVRDMQGLPDNRLRLLLSDVRPAYADGRGSLTAASDAAAIPPDAANPTVRPLPGKLAWTWEAPAASIALSPPLPGQAVCLTRRPMPAQGFANEGQTDWGLWLAAQGVRWRMWTLGNQGEPRISGQPSLSARWRESLRQDFVHALFPAQKAAQPHVGGPDETIAAGASPPPSHNKPTPYKLSQGKAILLALLFGDRQYLNQQTLNNFASATLVHSLALSGQHLTVAGLVGLLCVLAAARVRPGIYLRRPRAVWALLATLPPALAYLWLGDAPASLLRAAVMLLLLAVYFLRGRPHTTLDVLCAALLCISVVSPLSMLDTGLQLSVLCVAVIGMSLPWLRVLAPEPDTAAQMRQTGGFGRHVNQRLRRGTWVLTRIFLVSLGIQIALLPLNMLLFNNMGHWFWLNVLWLPVADMLVLPASVLGLFLSALGLDLAARAVLDMAALPCQWLTDCLAWLAGANLLLPPALLRPHWTALPAFAALLGALALKAGRADLPRAAQRLLLAGALLLCVGPILRTVERLSDHIRLDVLDVGQSQALLLRLPGHVRLLLDGGGSASPRFDPGQALVAPALTYNDAPHMAAVLNTHPDLDHMGGLLHILRVFRVDHLLDNGREGKGSWGEQWRAARTDHHSRGLVRGDVLILGKPSLGLRLEVLHPPMNEWDAWQGNDASVVARLTQHGRGLALFLGDAERPVLRRLIDNGDDLRAEVVVAPHHGSATGFLPEFYEAVQPGVVVASCGFENRYGYPSQSLRAWCAAASAPLYYTGRDGAVRIIWPSRGDSLGPPAVHSARP from the coding sequence ATGCGGCACCCTCCATTGCAAGCCCCCCTGCTCTGGCAGACGTATCTGGGCTTCTGGATAGCGGGCATTACCGCGGCCCCCTGGCCCCTGCCCTCGCTTTGCTGCGCCGTGCTGCTGTTTTTTGCGGATGCCCGCCTGTGGCGCGCCGCGCGCACGGCTCTGGCCTCCTTGTGCCTTTTGGCGGGATTTCTGACAGGATACTGGCAGCTCTATGGCTGCCCGTGGCAAACACTGCTCACAACAGAGGAGCAGGCAAGGCAAACGGGCCAGCCGCTCCAATGGCTGCACGAATCTGCCCAGCCGCCGCGCGTGTGCGGCATTGTGCGCGATATGCAGGGCCTGCCCGACAATCGCCTGCGCCTGCTGCTGAGCGATGTGCGCCCCGCATATGCAGACGGCAGAGGCAGCCTGACCGCTGCCTCTGATGCTGCCGCAATACCGCCAGACGCCGCAAATCCAACGGTTCGCCCCCTGCCCGGCAAACTGGCCTGGACATGGGAAGCCCCCGCTGCCTCCATAGCCCTTTCTCCTCCGCTCCCCGGCCAGGCAGTCTGCCTGACGCGCCGCCCCATGCCCGCGCAGGGCTTTGCCAACGAAGGCCAGACCGACTGGGGCCTGTGGCTGGCGGCTCAAGGTGTGCGCTGGCGCATGTGGACTCTGGGCAATCAGGGAGAGCCGCGTATTTCCGGCCAGCCGTCCCTCTCCGCCCGCTGGCGCGAATCCTTGCGGCAGGATTTTGTGCACGCGCTGTTTCCGGCCCAGAAGGCGGCACAGCCCCATGTGGGAGGGCCAGACGAAACCATAGCGGCTGGCGCTTCCCCTCCGCCATCCCATAACAAACCCACGCCGTACAAGCTTTCGCAGGGCAAGGCCATCCTGCTGGCTCTGCTCTTTGGCGACAGGCAATACCTGAACCAGCAGACACTGAACAATTTTGCCTCGGCCACGCTTGTGCACAGTCTCGCCCTTTCCGGCCAGCACCTTACCGTGGCGGGCCTTGTGGGCCTGCTCTGCGTACTTGCCGCCGCGCGGGTTCGCCCCGGCATCTACCTGCGCCGCCCCCGCGCCGTCTGGGCGCTACTGGCAACACTGCCGCCAGCACTGGCCTACCTGTGGCTGGGCGATGCCCCGGCGTCATTGCTGCGGGCTGCCGTCATGCTGCTGCTTCTTGCCGTCTATTTTTTGCGCGGGCGGCCCCACACAACACTTGATGTGCTCTGCGCCGCCCTGCTCTGCATCAGCGTGGTCTCCCCGCTGAGCATGCTGGACACAGGCCTGCAACTTTCCGTGCTGTGCGTGGCGGTTATCGGCATGAGCCTGCCCTGGCTGCGGGTGCTGGCCCCGGAACCGGATACGGCTGCGCAAATGCGGCAAACCGGTGGTTTTGGCAGACATGTGAATCAGAGGCTCCGGCGGGGAACCTGGGTATTAACGCGAATATTTCTGGTTTCCCTGGGCATCCAGATTGCCCTGCTGCCTCTGAACATGCTGCTGTTCAACAATATGGGGCACTGGTTCTGGCTCAATGTGCTCTGGCTGCCAGTAGCCGACATGCTGGTGTTGCCCGCCTCGGTGCTTGGCCTGTTTCTGTCCGCGCTAGGCCTTGACCTTGCGGCGCGGGCAGTGCTGGACATGGCGGCTCTGCCCTGCCAATGGCTTACAGACTGCCTTGCGTGGCTGGCTGGCGCAAACCTGTTGCTGCCCCCGGCCCTGCTGCGTCCGCACTGGACAGCCCTGCCGGCTTTTGCGGCCTTGCTTGGGGCGCTGGCGCTGAAGGCGGGGCGCGCAGACCTGCCCCGCGCGGCGCAACGTCTGCTGCTGGCCGGGGCGCTGCTGTTATGCGTTGGCCCTATCCTGCGCACTGTAGAGCGCCTGTCAGACCACATTCGCCTTGATGTGCTGGATGTTGGCCAGAGTCAGGCCCTGTTGCTGCGTCTGCCGGGGCATGTGCGTCTGCTGCTGGACGGCGGGGGCAGCGCCTCGCCGCGTTTTGATCCGGGGCAGGCGCTGGTGGCCCCGGCCCTGACCTATAATGACGCGCCGCACATGGCCGCCGTGCTCAACACCCACCCAGACCTTGACCACATGGGCGGATTACTGCACATACTGCGCGTTTTTCGCGTGGATCACCTGCTGGACAATGGGCGCGAAGGCAAGGGCAGCTGGGGCGAACAGTGGCGTGCGGCACGCACGGACCACCACAGCCGCGGCCTTGTGCGTGGGGATGTTCTGATACTGGGCAAACCGTCTCTGGGGCTGCGCCTGGAAGTTTTGCACCCGCCAATGAACGAGTGGGACGCATGGCAAGGCAACGATGCCTCGGTGGTGGCCCGGCTGACCCAGCATGGCCGTGGTCTGGCCCTGTTTCTGGGCGATGCGGAACGCCCGGTGCTGCGCCGTCTGATTGATAATGGCGATGACCTGCGCGCCGAGGTTGTTGTTGCGCCGCACCATGGTTCTGCCACAGGGTTTCTGCCGGAATTTTATGAGGCGGTGCAGCCCGGCGTCGTGGTCGCCTCATGCGGATTTGAAAACCGCTACGGCTACCCTTCGCAATCGCTGCGCGCGTGGTGCGCTGCCGCGAGCGCCCCGCTATATTACACAGGACGTGACGGCGCAGTGCGGATTATCTGGCCCTCGCGGGGCGACAGCCTTGGCCCGCCAGCCGTACATTCCGCACGCCCCTGA